The window GCCTAAGCCGGTGAAATCCAGCAGCGCGCTGTCGCAGCAGTATCAGACCATTGGGGTCGGCGCGCAGATTCTGCGTGATTTGGGTGTTGAAAAAATGAAGCTGCTCAGCTCCCCATTGCGCTTCAATGCCTTGTCAGGCTTTAATTTAGAAGTGGTGGAATACCTCACCGCTCATCAAACATCAGATAAATAATCGAGGTTGCTATGGCAGTTCGCCGTATTGAAGGTTTATTACATCTCGCGAGCGAAGGCCGTTACGCGATTCTAGTTGGCCGTTTTAACAGCTTTGTAGTCGAGCATCTGCTGGACGGCGCAATTGACACATTGAAACGCCATGGCGTATCAGAGGATAATATCACTGTTGTTCATGCGCCGGGCGCCTGGGAACTGCCGGTCGTTGCTAAAAAGCTGGCAGCCACCGAACGCTTTGACGCCATCATTGCCTTAGGCGCAGTGATCCGCGGCAGCACGCCGCACTTTGACTTCGTTGCCGGCGAATGCGCCAAAGGCTTAGGCGTTGTGGGCCTCGATACGGGCTTGCCGGTGATTAACGGCGTATTGACTACGGACAGTATTGAACAGGCGATTGAACGCTCGGGTACAAAAGCGGGCAACAAAGGCAGCGAAGCTGCCCTGACCGCAATTGAAATGGTTAACTTGTTAAAGGCTATTTAACGCTATGTCGCAAACACTTCAAGCCGCTTATGCAGCGAAACGCAAAGCACGCCGTTTTGCTGTGCAGGGCATTTATGAATGGCAGATGAGCCGCAATCCAGTGCATGAGATTGAAGCGCGCACCCGCATGGAAAACGCCATGCACAAAGTGGATCTGAGCTACTATCATGAATTGCTGACTCAAGCGGTTGCCAATCATGAAGCTTTGGATGCGCTTCTCATTCCTGTACTGGACCGCCAAATCGAAGCCCTTGACGGCGTAGAACTGGCGACGCTGCGCCTCG is drawn from Acinetobacter sp. WCHAc010034 and contains these coding sequences:
- the ribE gene encoding 6,7-dimethyl-8-ribityllumazine synthase, encoding MAVRRIEGLLHLASEGRYAILVGRFNSFVVEHLLDGAIDTLKRHGVSEDNITVVHAPGAWELPVVAKKLAATERFDAIIALGAVIRGSTPHFDFVAGECAKGLGVVGLDTGLPVINGVLTTDSIEQAIERSGTKAGNKGSEAALTAIEMVNLLKAI
- the nusB gene encoding transcription antitermination factor NusB, whose amino-acid sequence is MSQTLQAAYAAKRKARRFAVQGIYEWQMSRNPVHEIEARTRMENAMHKVDLSYYHELLTQAVANHEALDALLIPVLDRQIEALDGVELATLRLGAYELKEHLEIPYRVVLDEAIELAKHFGGADSHKYINGVLDRLASSLRAAEKQQAQ